From a region of the Ovis aries strain OAR_USU_Benz2616 breed Rambouillet chromosome 2, ARS-UI_Ramb_v3.0, whole genome shotgun sequence genome:
- the ATG9A gene encoding autophagy-related protein 9A isoform X2, which yields MFLRGASHLGTTSKILTSSSLEFIIYTRRMVSLVCSSGRSLSSYRTPYARLPRQFLFVVAFTTFLVSCVDYDILFANKMVNHSLHPTEPVKVTLPDAFLPAQVCSARIQENGSLITILVIAGVFWVHRLIKFIYNICCYWEIHSFYLHALRIPMSALPYCTWQEVQARIVQTQKEHQICIHKRELTELDIYHRILRFQNYMVALVNKSLLPLRFRLPGLGEVVFFTRGLKYNFELILFWGPGSLFLNEWSLKAEYKRGGQRLELAQRLSNRILWIGIANFLLCPLILIWQILYAFFSYAEVLKREPGALGARCWSLYGRCYLRHFNELEHELQSRLNRGYKPASKYMNCFLSPLLTLLAKNCAFFAGSILAVLIALTIYDEDVLAVEHVLTTVTLLGVTVTVCRSFIPDQHMVFCPEQLLRVILAHIHYMPDHWQGNAHRSQTRDEFAQLFQYKAVFILEELLSPIVTPLILIFCLRPRALEIIDFFRNFTVEVVGVGDTCSFAQMDVRQHGHPQWLSGGQTEASVYQQAEDGKTELSLMHFAITNPGWQPPRESTAFLGFLKEQVQRDGAAAGLAQGGLLPENALFTSIQSLQSESEPLSLIANVVAGSSCRGPPLPRDLQGSRHRAEVASALRSFSPLQPGQAPTGRAPSTMTGSGVDARTASSGSSVWEGQLQSLVLSEYASTEMSLHALYMHQLHKQQAQAEPERHVWHRRESDESGESAPEEGGEGARAAQPIPRSASYPCAAPRPGAPETTALHGGFQRRYGGITDPGTVPRAPSHFSRLPLGGWAEDGQSASRHPEPVPEEGSEDELPPQVHKV from the exons ATGTTCCTGAGGGGAGCAAGT CACCTTGGCACCACATCGAAAATCTTGACCTCTTCTTCTCTCGA GTTTATAATCTACACCAGAAGAATGGTTTCACTTGTATGCTCATCGGGGAGATCTTTGAGCTCAT ACCGCACCCCCTATGCCCGACTCCCCAGGCAGTTCCTCTTTGTGGTTGCCTTCACCACCTTCCTGGTCAGCTGTGTGGACTACGACATCCTATTCGCCAACAAGATGGTGAACCACAGTCTTCACCCGACCGAGCCCGTCAAGGTCACTCTGCCAGATGCCTTTCTGCCTGCCCAAGTCTGTAGTGCCAG GATTCAGGAAAATGGCTCCCTTATCACCATCCTGGTCATCGCTGGTGTCTTCTGGGTCCACCGGCTCATCAAGTTTATCTATAACATTTGCTGCTACTGGGAGATCCACTCCTTCTACCTGCATGCTCTGCGCATCCCCATG tcGGCACTTCCATACTGCACGTGGCAAGAAGTGCAGGCCCGGATCGTGCAGACCCAGAAGGAGCACCAGATCTGCATCCACAAGCGTGAGTTGACAGAGCTGGACATCTACCACCGCATCCTCCGGTTCCAGAACTACATGGTGGCGCTGGTGAACAAGTCCCTCCTGCCCCTGCGCTTTCGCCTGCCCGGTCTCGGGGAGGTTGTCTTCTTCACCCGGGGCCTCAAGTACAACTTCGAGCTGATCCTCTTCTGGGGACCAGGCTCTCTCTTTCTCAACGAATGGAGCCTCAAGGCTGAGTACAAACGTGGGGGGCAACGGCTGGAGCTGGCCCAGCGCCTCAGCAACCGTATCCTGTGGATTGGCATTGCCAACTTCCTGCTGTGCCCCCTCATCCTCATCTGGCAGATCCTCTACGCCTTCTTCAGTTACGCTGAGGTGCTTAAGCGGGAACCAGGTGCCCTGGGTGCGCGCTGCTGGTCGCTCTACGGCCGCTGCTACCTCCGCCACTTCAATGAGCTGGAGCATGAGCTGCAGTCCCGCCTCAACCGAGGCTACAAGCCTGCGTCCAAGTACATGAATTGCTTCTTGTCACCGCTGCTGACACTGCTGGCCAAGAACTGCGCCTTCTTCGCTGGCTCCATCTTGGCCGTGCTTATTGCCCTCACCATCTATGATGAAGACGTGCTGGCTGTGGAACACGTCCTCACCACCGTCACACTCCTGGGGGTCACCGTGACTGTGTGCAG GTCCTTTATCCCGGACCAGCACATGGTGTTCTGCCCTGAGCAGCTGCTCCGCGTGATCCTCGCTCACATCCACTACATGCCTGACCACTGGCAGGGTAATGCCCACCGCTCGCAGACCCGGGACGAGTTTGCCCAGCTCTTCCAGTACAAGGCA gTGTTCATCCTGGAGGAGTTACTGAGCCCCATTGTCACACCTCTCATCCTCATCTTCTGCCTGCGCCCACGGGCCCTGGAGATTATAGACTTCTTCCGCAATTTCACCGTGGAGGTTGTCGGTGTTGGAGACACCTGCTCCTTCGCTCAGATGGATGTTCGCCAGCATGGGCATCCCCAG TGGCTGTCCGGTGGGCAGACGGAGGCCTCAGTGTACCAGCAGGCCGAGGATGGGAAGACAGAGTTGTCACTCATGCACTTTGCCATCACCAACCCTGGCTGGCAGCCACCACGTGAGAGCACGGCCTTCCTAGGTTTCCTCAAGGAGCAAGTTCAGCGGGACGGAGCAGCTGCTGGCCTTGCCCAAGGGGGTCTGCTCCCGGAAAATGCCCTCTTTACGTCCATCCAGTCCTTACAATCCGAGTCTGAG CCACTGAGCCTTATTGCAAACGTGGTAGCTGGCTCATCCTGCCGGGGTCCCCCACTGCCTAGAGACCTGCAGGGCTCCAGGCACAGGGCTGAAGTCGCCTCTGCTCTGCGCTCCTTCTCACCTCTGCAGCCTGGTCAGGCTCCCACGGGCCGGGCTCCCAGCACCATGACAGGCTCTGG GGTGGATGCCAGGACAGCCAGCTCCGGGAGCAGCGTGTGGGAAGGCCAGCTGCAGAGCCTGGTGCTGTCAGAATATGCATCCACTGAGATGAGCCTACATGCCCTCTACATGCACCAG CTCCACAAGCAGCAGGCCCAGGCTGAACCTGAACGGCATGTGTGGCACCGCCGGGAGAGTGATGAGAGTGGGGAGAGTGCCCCTGAAGAGGGGGGCGAGGGGGCCCGGGCCGCCCAGCCTATCCCCCGCTCTGCCAGCTATCCCTGTGCTGCACCCCGGCCTGGAGCTCCTGAGACTACTGCCCTGCATGGGGGCTTCCAGAGGCGTTATGGAGGCATCACAG ATCCTGGCACAGTGCCCCGGGCTCCCTCTCACTTCTCTCGGCTGCCCCTGGGAGGATGGGCTGAAGATGGGCAGTCAGCATCAAGGCACCCGGAGCCTGTGCCCGAAGAGGGCTCAGAGGATGAGCTCCCCCCTCAAGTGCACAAG GTATAG
- the ATG9A gene encoding autophagy-related protein 9A isoform X1 — MAQFDTEYQRLEASYSDSPPGEEDLLVHVPEGSKSPWHHIENLDLFFSRVYNLHQKNGFTCMLIGEIFELMQFLFVVAFTTFLVSCVDYDILFANKMVNHSLHPTEPVKVTLPDAFLPAQVCSARIQENGSLITILVIAGVFWVHRLIKFIYNICCYWEIHSFYLHALRIPMSALPYCTWQEVQARIVQTQKEHQICIHKRELTELDIYHRILRFQNYMVALVNKSLLPLRFRLPGLGEVVFFTRGLKYNFELILFWGPGSLFLNEWSLKAEYKRGGQRLELAQRLSNRILWIGIANFLLCPLILIWQILYAFFSYAEVLKREPGALGARCWSLYGRCYLRHFNELEHELQSRLNRGYKPASKYMNCFLSPLLTLLAKNCAFFAGSILAVLIALTIYDEDVLAVEHVLTTVTLLGVTVTVCRSFIPDQHMVFCPEQLLRVILAHIHYMPDHWQGNAHRSQTRDEFAQLFQYKAVFILEELLSPIVTPLILIFCLRPRALEIIDFFRNFTVEVVGVGDTCSFAQMDVRQHGHPQWLSGGQTEASVYQQAEDGKTELSLMHFAITNPGWQPPRESTAFLGFLKEQVQRDGAAAGLAQGGLLPENALFTSIQSLQSESEPLSLIANVVAGSSCRGPPLPRDLQGSRHRAEVASALRSFSPLQPGQAPTGRAPSTMTGSGVDARTASSGSSVWEGQLQSLVLSEYASTEMSLHALYMHQLHKQQAQAEPERHVWHRRESDESGESAPEEGGEGARAAQPIPRSASYPCAAPRPGAPETTALHGGFQRRYGGITDPGTVPRAPSHFSRLPLGGWAEDGQSASRHPEPVPEEGSEDELPPQVHKV, encoded by the exons ATGGCGCAGTTTGACACTGAATACCAGCGCCTAGAGGCCTCCTACAGCGATTCACCCCCTGGAGAGGAGGACCTGTTGGTGCATGTTCCTGAGGGGAGCAAGT CACCTTGGCACCACATCGAAAATCTTGACCTCTTCTTCTCTCGA GTTTATAATCTACACCAGAAGAATGGTTTCACTTGTATGCTCATCGGGGAGATCTTTGAGCTCAT GCAGTTCCTCTTTGTGGTTGCCTTCACCACCTTCCTGGTCAGCTGTGTGGACTACGACATCCTATTCGCCAACAAGATGGTGAACCACAGTCTTCACCCGACCGAGCCCGTCAAGGTCACTCTGCCAGATGCCTTTCTGCCTGCCCAAGTCTGTAGTGCCAG GATTCAGGAAAATGGCTCCCTTATCACCATCCTGGTCATCGCTGGTGTCTTCTGGGTCCACCGGCTCATCAAGTTTATCTATAACATTTGCTGCTACTGGGAGATCCACTCCTTCTACCTGCATGCTCTGCGCATCCCCATG tcGGCACTTCCATACTGCACGTGGCAAGAAGTGCAGGCCCGGATCGTGCAGACCCAGAAGGAGCACCAGATCTGCATCCACAAGCGTGAGTTGACAGAGCTGGACATCTACCACCGCATCCTCCGGTTCCAGAACTACATGGTGGCGCTGGTGAACAAGTCCCTCCTGCCCCTGCGCTTTCGCCTGCCCGGTCTCGGGGAGGTTGTCTTCTTCACCCGGGGCCTCAAGTACAACTTCGAGCTGATCCTCTTCTGGGGACCAGGCTCTCTCTTTCTCAACGAATGGAGCCTCAAGGCTGAGTACAAACGTGGGGGGCAACGGCTGGAGCTGGCCCAGCGCCTCAGCAACCGTATCCTGTGGATTGGCATTGCCAACTTCCTGCTGTGCCCCCTCATCCTCATCTGGCAGATCCTCTACGCCTTCTTCAGTTACGCTGAGGTGCTTAAGCGGGAACCAGGTGCCCTGGGTGCGCGCTGCTGGTCGCTCTACGGCCGCTGCTACCTCCGCCACTTCAATGAGCTGGAGCATGAGCTGCAGTCCCGCCTCAACCGAGGCTACAAGCCTGCGTCCAAGTACATGAATTGCTTCTTGTCACCGCTGCTGACACTGCTGGCCAAGAACTGCGCCTTCTTCGCTGGCTCCATCTTGGCCGTGCTTATTGCCCTCACCATCTATGATGAAGACGTGCTGGCTGTGGAACACGTCCTCACCACCGTCACACTCCTGGGGGTCACCGTGACTGTGTGCAG GTCCTTTATCCCGGACCAGCACATGGTGTTCTGCCCTGAGCAGCTGCTCCGCGTGATCCTCGCTCACATCCACTACATGCCTGACCACTGGCAGGGTAATGCCCACCGCTCGCAGACCCGGGACGAGTTTGCCCAGCTCTTCCAGTACAAGGCA gTGTTCATCCTGGAGGAGTTACTGAGCCCCATTGTCACACCTCTCATCCTCATCTTCTGCCTGCGCCCACGGGCCCTGGAGATTATAGACTTCTTCCGCAATTTCACCGTGGAGGTTGTCGGTGTTGGAGACACCTGCTCCTTCGCTCAGATGGATGTTCGCCAGCATGGGCATCCCCAG TGGCTGTCCGGTGGGCAGACGGAGGCCTCAGTGTACCAGCAGGCCGAGGATGGGAAGACAGAGTTGTCACTCATGCACTTTGCCATCACCAACCCTGGCTGGCAGCCACCACGTGAGAGCACGGCCTTCCTAGGTTTCCTCAAGGAGCAAGTTCAGCGGGACGGAGCAGCTGCTGGCCTTGCCCAAGGGGGTCTGCTCCCGGAAAATGCCCTCTTTACGTCCATCCAGTCCTTACAATCCGAGTCTGAG CCACTGAGCCTTATTGCAAACGTGGTAGCTGGCTCATCCTGCCGGGGTCCCCCACTGCCTAGAGACCTGCAGGGCTCCAGGCACAGGGCTGAAGTCGCCTCTGCTCTGCGCTCCTTCTCACCTCTGCAGCCTGGTCAGGCTCCCACGGGCCGGGCTCCCAGCACCATGACAGGCTCTGG GGTGGATGCCAGGACAGCCAGCTCCGGGAGCAGCGTGTGGGAAGGCCAGCTGCAGAGCCTGGTGCTGTCAGAATATGCATCCACTGAGATGAGCCTACATGCCCTCTACATGCACCAG CTCCACAAGCAGCAGGCCCAGGCTGAACCTGAACGGCATGTGTGGCACCGCCGGGAGAGTGATGAGAGTGGGGAGAGTGCCCCTGAAGAGGGGGGCGAGGGGGCCCGGGCCGCCCAGCCTATCCCCCGCTCTGCCAGCTATCCCTGTGCTGCACCCCGGCCTGGAGCTCCTGAGACTACTGCCCTGCATGGGGGCTTCCAGAGGCGTTATGGAGGCATCACAG ATCCTGGCACAGTGCCCCGGGCTCCCTCTCACTTCTCTCGGCTGCCCCTGGGAGGATGGGCTGAAGATGGGCAGTCAGCATCAAGGCACCCGGAGCCTGTGCCCGAAGAGGGCTCAGAGGATGAGCTCCCCCCTCAAGTGCACAAG GTATAG
- the ATG9A gene encoding autophagy-related protein 9A isoform X3 yields the protein MVNHSLHPTEPVKVTLPDAFLPAQVCSARIQENGSLITILVIAGVFWVHRLIKFIYNICCYWEIHSFYLHALRIPMSALPYCTWQEVQARIVQTQKEHQICIHKRELTELDIYHRILRFQNYMVALVNKSLLPLRFRLPGLGEVVFFTRGLKYNFELILFWGPGSLFLNEWSLKAEYKRGGQRLELAQRLSNRILWIGIANFLLCPLILIWQILYAFFSYAEVLKREPGALGARCWSLYGRCYLRHFNELEHELQSRLNRGYKPASKYMNCFLSPLLTLLAKNCAFFAGSILAVLIALTIYDEDVLAVEHVLTTVTLLGVTVTVCRSFIPDQHMVFCPEQLLRVILAHIHYMPDHWQGNAHRSQTRDEFAQLFQYKAVFILEELLSPIVTPLILIFCLRPRALEIIDFFRNFTVEVVGVGDTCSFAQMDVRQHGHPQWLSGGQTEASVYQQAEDGKTELSLMHFAITNPGWQPPRESTAFLGFLKEQVQRDGAAAGLAQGGLLPENALFTSIQSLQSESEPLSLIANVVAGSSCRGPPLPRDLQGSRHRAEVASALRSFSPLQPGQAPTGRAPSTMTGSGVDARTASSGSSVWEGQLQSLVLSEYASTEMSLHALYMHQLHKQQAQAEPERHVWHRRESDESGESAPEEGGEGARAAQPIPRSASYPCAAPRPGAPETTALHGGFQRRYGGITDPGTVPRAPSHFSRLPLGGWAEDGQSASRHPEPVPEEGSEDELPPQVHKV from the exons ATGGTGAACCACAGTCTTCACCCGACCGAGCCCGTCAAGGTCACTCTGCCAGATGCCTTTCTGCCTGCCCAAGTCTGTAGTGCCAG GATTCAGGAAAATGGCTCCCTTATCACCATCCTGGTCATCGCTGGTGTCTTCTGGGTCCACCGGCTCATCAAGTTTATCTATAACATTTGCTGCTACTGGGAGATCCACTCCTTCTACCTGCATGCTCTGCGCATCCCCATG tcGGCACTTCCATACTGCACGTGGCAAGAAGTGCAGGCCCGGATCGTGCAGACCCAGAAGGAGCACCAGATCTGCATCCACAAGCGTGAGTTGACAGAGCTGGACATCTACCACCGCATCCTCCGGTTCCAGAACTACATGGTGGCGCTGGTGAACAAGTCCCTCCTGCCCCTGCGCTTTCGCCTGCCCGGTCTCGGGGAGGTTGTCTTCTTCACCCGGGGCCTCAAGTACAACTTCGAGCTGATCCTCTTCTGGGGACCAGGCTCTCTCTTTCTCAACGAATGGAGCCTCAAGGCTGAGTACAAACGTGGGGGGCAACGGCTGGAGCTGGCCCAGCGCCTCAGCAACCGTATCCTGTGGATTGGCATTGCCAACTTCCTGCTGTGCCCCCTCATCCTCATCTGGCAGATCCTCTACGCCTTCTTCAGTTACGCTGAGGTGCTTAAGCGGGAACCAGGTGCCCTGGGTGCGCGCTGCTGGTCGCTCTACGGCCGCTGCTACCTCCGCCACTTCAATGAGCTGGAGCATGAGCTGCAGTCCCGCCTCAACCGAGGCTACAAGCCTGCGTCCAAGTACATGAATTGCTTCTTGTCACCGCTGCTGACACTGCTGGCCAAGAACTGCGCCTTCTTCGCTGGCTCCATCTTGGCCGTGCTTATTGCCCTCACCATCTATGATGAAGACGTGCTGGCTGTGGAACACGTCCTCACCACCGTCACACTCCTGGGGGTCACCGTGACTGTGTGCAG GTCCTTTATCCCGGACCAGCACATGGTGTTCTGCCCTGAGCAGCTGCTCCGCGTGATCCTCGCTCACATCCACTACATGCCTGACCACTGGCAGGGTAATGCCCACCGCTCGCAGACCCGGGACGAGTTTGCCCAGCTCTTCCAGTACAAGGCA gTGTTCATCCTGGAGGAGTTACTGAGCCCCATTGTCACACCTCTCATCCTCATCTTCTGCCTGCGCCCACGGGCCCTGGAGATTATAGACTTCTTCCGCAATTTCACCGTGGAGGTTGTCGGTGTTGGAGACACCTGCTCCTTCGCTCAGATGGATGTTCGCCAGCATGGGCATCCCCAG TGGCTGTCCGGTGGGCAGACGGAGGCCTCAGTGTACCAGCAGGCCGAGGATGGGAAGACAGAGTTGTCACTCATGCACTTTGCCATCACCAACCCTGGCTGGCAGCCACCACGTGAGAGCACGGCCTTCCTAGGTTTCCTCAAGGAGCAAGTTCAGCGGGACGGAGCAGCTGCTGGCCTTGCCCAAGGGGGTCTGCTCCCGGAAAATGCCCTCTTTACGTCCATCCAGTCCTTACAATCCGAGTCTGAG CCACTGAGCCTTATTGCAAACGTGGTAGCTGGCTCATCCTGCCGGGGTCCCCCACTGCCTAGAGACCTGCAGGGCTCCAGGCACAGGGCTGAAGTCGCCTCTGCTCTGCGCTCCTTCTCACCTCTGCAGCCTGGTCAGGCTCCCACGGGCCGGGCTCCCAGCACCATGACAGGCTCTGG GGTGGATGCCAGGACAGCCAGCTCCGGGAGCAGCGTGTGGGAAGGCCAGCTGCAGAGCCTGGTGCTGTCAGAATATGCATCCACTGAGATGAGCCTACATGCCCTCTACATGCACCAG CTCCACAAGCAGCAGGCCCAGGCTGAACCTGAACGGCATGTGTGGCACCGCCGGGAGAGTGATGAGAGTGGGGAGAGTGCCCCTGAAGAGGGGGGCGAGGGGGCCCGGGCCGCCCAGCCTATCCCCCGCTCTGCCAGCTATCCCTGTGCTGCACCCCGGCCTGGAGCTCCTGAGACTACTGCCCTGCATGGGGGCTTCCAGAGGCGTTATGGAGGCATCACAG ATCCTGGCACAGTGCCCCGGGCTCCCTCTCACTTCTCTCGGCTGCCCCTGGGAGGATGGGCTGAAGATGGGCAGTCAGCATCAAGGCACCCGGAGCCTGTGCCCGAAGAGGGCTCAGAGGATGAGCTCCCCCCTCAAGTGCACAAG GTATAG
- the ANKZF1 gene encoding tRNA endonuclease ANKZF1 — translation MSPAPTAAQAPVSVSLFDLSTDAPVLQGLRLVSHFPEEALAQSLQTSCPGSEERISPEGRPFQGPLDISEKLFCSTCDQVFQNHQEQREHYKLDWHRFNLKQRLKDKPLLSALDFEKQSSTGDLSSISGSEDSDSDSEEDLQILDEERADFDKPTRPRGFHPHRVLFQNAQGQFLYAYRCVLGPRQVPLEEPELLLQNLQSGGPRDCVVLMAAAGHFAGAIFQGREVLTHKTFHRYTVRAKRGTAQGLRDARGAAAHSAGASLRRYNEAALYKEVRDLLAGPDWAKALEEAGTILLRAPRSSRSLFFGGREAPLRRGDPRLWDIPLATRRPTFQELQRVLHKLTTLYVHGEDPRETSRLDLPQTHRKRVRERKVIEEERKVPSDENEALGQNKEAPKQGSESEGEAGSQVELEVVEVTLGTLDLREFEVFPKQRRRKRNKRERKQDLESGAQMTLSQQPKEDEALSGSAPLRPPWDEATSPCQSELWDVLLAACRAGDVGMLKDRLTASPLDPGVLPLLSAPLGSGGFTLLHAAAAAGRGSVVRLLLEAGADPTVQDSRARPPYTVAADRLTRNEFRRFMEKNPDACDYSKAQVPGPLTAEMEARQATRRREQKAARRHREEQQRKRQEQEKQEQEEQQRFAALSDREKRALAAERRLAAQLGAPNPQTPDPAVTVSNIPRCWSCGMSLQGLVPFHYLDFSFCSTHCLRDHRSQAGKPSS, via the exons ATGTCGCCGGCTCCAACTGcagcccaggctcctgtgtcGGTCTCCCTGTTTGACCTCAGCACGGATGCTCCGGTTCTTCAGGGCCTGCGCCTGGTGAGCCACTTTCCCGAGGAGGCCTTGGCCCAGTCTCTGCAGACTTCCTGTCCAG GTTCAGAGGAGCGAATAAGCCCAGAAGGAAGACCATTCCAGGGTCCTCTGGATATTTCAGAGAAGTTGTTTTGTTCAACCTGTGACCAGGTCTTCCAGAACCACCAGGAACAG AGGGAACATTACAAGCTTGACTGGCATCGGTTTAACCTAAAGCAGCGTCTCAAGGACAAGCCTCTCCTGTCTGCCCTggattttgaaaagcagagttcCACAG GTGATCTTTCCAGCATCTCAGGATCAGAAGACTCAGACTCAGACAGTGAGGAGGACCTGCAGATACTGGATGAGGAGAGGGCTGACTTTGACAAGCCTACGCGACCCCGAGGCTTCCACCCACATCGGGTTCTTTTCCAAAATGCCCAGGGCCAGTTTCTTTATGCCTATCGCTGTGTCCTAGGCCCTCGCCAG GTGCCCCTTGAAGAACCAGAACTGCTGCTTCAGAACCTGCAGAGTGGAGGTCCCAGGGACTGTGTGGTGCTCATGGCTGCTGCTGGGCACTTTGCTGGTGCCATTTTCCAAGG ACGAGAAGTGTTGACACACAAAACCTTTCACCGCTACACAGTGCGGGCCAAGCGGGGCACAGCCCAGGGGCTTCGGGATGCCCGGGGTGCAGCTGCTCACTCTGCCGGGGCCAGTCTGAGGCGCTACAATGAAGCTGCACTCTATAAG GAAGTTCGTGACCTGCTGGCAGGGCCAGACTGGGCTAAGGCACTGGAGGAGGCTGGGACAATACTGCTGCGTGCCCCCCGCTCTAGCCGGTCCTTGTTCTTCGGGGGCCGTGAGGCTCCCCTGCGCCGGGGAGATCCCCGACTTTGGGATATCCCCCTCGCTACCCGAAGACCCACCTTTCAGGAGCTACAGCGTGTACTCCATAAGCTGACCACGTTATACGTCCATG GAGAAGATCCCCGGGAGACAAGCAGGTTGGATTTACCTCAGACACACaggaagagagtgagagaaaggaaggttatcgaggaagaaagaaaggtccCCAGTGATGAAAATGAGGCACTTGGGCAGAACAAGGAAGCTCCCAAACAGG GATCAGAGTCAGAGGGAGAGGCTGGCTCCCAGGTAGAGTTGGAAGTAGTAGAGGTGACACTGGGAACGCTGGATCTTCGTGAGTTTGAGGTATTTCCCAagcaaaggaggagaaaaaggaataagagggagagaaagcaagACCTGGAGTCTGGGGCACAAATGACTCTTTCCCAGCAACCAAAGGAAGATGAGGCCCTTTCAGGGTCAGCCCCCTTGCGGCCTCCCTGGGATGAGGCCACGTCCCCCTGTCAGTCGGAGCTCTGGGATGTGCTTCTAGCTGCTTGCCGAGCTGGAGATGTGGGGATGCTGAAGGACCGACTCACTGCCAGCCCCCTAGACCCTGGAGTTCTGCCTCTGCTCAGTGCCCCCTTGGGCTCTGGTGGCTTCACTCTTCTGCACGCAGCGGCCGCAGCTGGGAGAGGCTCAGTGGTTCGCCTGCTGCTGGAGGCAGGTGCGGACCCCACTGTGCA GGATTCCCGAGCTCGGCCACCGTATACAGTTGCAGCTGACAGATTGACACGCAATGAGTTCCGGAGGTTCATGGAGAAGAATCCAGATGCTTGTGATTACAGCAAAGCTCAG GTGCCGGGGCCGCTAACAGCAGAAATGGAGGCACGGCAGGCCACTCGGAGAAGGGAGCAGAAGGCAGCCCGGCGGCACCGGGAGGAACAGCAGCGGAAGCGGCAGGAGCAGGAAAAGCAGGAGCAAGAAGAGCAGCAGCGATTTGCTGCCCTCAGCGACCGGGAGAAG AGAGCTCTGGCTGCAGAGCGCAGACTAGCTGCCCAGTTGGGAGCCCCCAACCCTCAGACCCCCGACCCTGCCGTCACCGTCAGCAATATTCC ACGCTGCTGGAGTTGTGGGATGTCTCTCCAAGGCCTTGTTCCTTTTCACTACCTTGACTTCTCTTTCTGCTCCACACACTGCCTCCGGGATCATCGCAGTCAGGCTGGGAAGCCCTCTTCCTGA
- the GLB1L gene encoding beta-galactosidase-1-like protein isoform X3 — MAPKKPLCLPSLLLPLLTLLLPQGGLPAWLLRKPKIHLRTSDPDFLAAVDSWFKVLLPRIYPWLYHNGGNIISIQVENEYGSYRACDVSYMRHLAGLFRSLLGDKILLFTTDGPEGLKCGSLQGLYTTVDFGPADNMTKIFGLLRKYEPRGPLVNSEYYTGWLDYWGQNHSTRSIPAVTKGLEKMLKLGASVNMYMFHGGTNFGYWNGADEKGRFLPITTSYDYDAPISEAGDPTPKLFAIRNVISKFQEVPLGPLPPPSPKMTLGPLTLHLDGNLLDFLDFLCPQGPIHSVLPMTFEAVNQVHGYMLYRTYLTDTVSEPTQLWVPNNGVHDRAYVMVDGVFQGVLERNMKHNLFLMGKIGATLDVLLENMGRLSFGSNSSDFKGLLQPPILGQTVLTQWLMFPLKVDNLVKEWFPIQPLKSSHPQTPSGPTFYSTTFPILNSGGDTFLFLPGWTKGQVWINGFNLGRYWTKRGPQQTLYVPRPLLFPRGAHNRITLLELENVPPQPQIQFLDRPILNSTKHRTYIYSLSSASEPMELSGH, encoded by the exons ACTTCCTTGCCGCAGTGGACTCCTGGTTCAAGGTCTTGCTGCCCAGGATATATCCATGGCTCTACCACAATGGGGGCAACATCATTAGCATTCAG GTGGAGAATGAATACGGTAGCTACAGAGCCTGTGACGTGAGCTACATGAGGCACCTAGCTGGGCTCTTCCGATCGCTGCTTGGAGACAAGATTTTGCTCTTCACCACAGATGGGCCTGAAGGACTCAAATGTGGCTCCCTCCAGGGACTCTATACCACTGTAGATTTTGGCCCAG CTGACAACATGACCAAGATCTTTGGCCTGCTTCGGAAGTATGAACCCCGCGGGCCCCTG GTGAACTCTGAGTACTACACAGGCTGGCTGGATTACTGGGGCCAGAATCACTCCACACGTTCCATTCCAGCTGTAACCAAAGGACTAGAGAAAATGCTCAAGTTGGGAGCCAGTGTGAACAT GTACATGTTCCACGGAGGTACCAACTTTGGATACTGGAATG GTGCTGATGAGAAGGGACGCTTTCTTCCAATTACTACCAGCTATGACTACGACGCACCCATATCCGAAGCAGGGGACCCCACACCCAAGCTTTTTGCTATTCGAAATGTCATCAGCAAG TTCCAGGAAGTTCCCTTGGGACCTTTACCTCCCCCCAGCCCCAAGATGACGCTTGGACCTTTGACCCTACACCTG GATGGGAATTTGCTGGACTTCTTAGACTTCCTATGCCCCCAAGGTCCCATCCATTCAGTCCTGCCAATGACCTTTGAGGCTGTCAACCAG GTCCATGGCTATATGTTGTATCGGACCTATCTGACCGATACTGTTTCTGAGCCAACACAACTCTGGGTGCCAAACAATGGAGTCCATGACCGTGCCTACGTGATGGTGGATGGG GTGTTTCAGGGTGTTTTGGAACGAAACATGAAACATAACCTATTTTTGATGGGGAAAATAGGGGCCACACTGGATGTCCTGCTGGAGAACATGGGGAGGCTCAGTTTTGGGTCTAACAGCAGTGACTTCAAG GGCCTGTTACAGCCACCAATTCTGGGGCAGACAGTCCTTACCCAATGGCTGATGTTCCCCCTGAAAGTTGACAATCTTGTCAAAGAGTGGTTTCCCATCCAGCCGCTGAAAAGCTCACATCCTCAGACTCCCTCCGGCCCCACCTTCTACTCTACCACCTTCCCAATTTTAAACTCAGGCGGGGACACATTTCTGTTTCTACCTGGATGGACGAAG GGCCAAGTCTGGATCAATGGGTTTAACTTGGGCCGCTACTGGACAAAGCGGGGGCCGCAGCAGACCCTCTATGTGCCAAGACCCCTGCTGTTTCCCAGGGGAGCCCACAACAGAATCACGTTGCTGGAGCTAGAAAACGTGCCTCCTCAGCCCCAAATCCAGTTCCTGGATAGGCCCATCCTCAATAGCACCAAGCACAGGACGTACATCTATTCCCTCTCAAGTGCCTCTGAACCAATGGAGTTAAGTGGGCACTGA